Proteins encoded within one genomic window of Geotalea daltonii FRC-32:
- the hemB gene encoding porphobilinogen synthase codes for MFYPTFRARRIRSKEVFRNMVRETALSTNDLIYPMFSAFGKGIRKEISSMPGIYQQSIENIVEEAQEAYELGVPAVILFGIPETKDAVGSDAYAEHGIIQETIRALKKEVPKLAVITDVCMCEYTDHGHCGIIKNGDVDNDETLELLAQEALSHAQAGADMVAPSDMMDGRVMAIRETLDNNGYKHIPVMSYAVKYASGYYGPFREAAESTPQFGDRRSYQMDPANRLEAVREAQMDVEEGADIIMVKPGLPYLDVVREMRNQFNLPVAVYNVSGEYSMIKAAGKMGWIDEDRVTMETMLSFKRAGADLILTYHAKEVATLLHKGYEIDRASRCGCP; via the coding sequence ATGTTCTATCCCACGTTCCGTGCCCGTCGCATCAGAAGCAAAGAAGTCTTCCGTAACATGGTCCGCGAGACCGCTCTTTCTACCAATGACCTGATCTACCCCATGTTTTCGGCCTTCGGCAAGGGGATAAGGAAGGAAATTTCCTCCATGCCGGGCATCTATCAGCAATCAATCGAGAACATCGTCGAGGAAGCCCAGGAGGCCTATGAATTGGGGGTGCCTGCAGTGATCCTCTTCGGCATTCCGGAAACCAAGGATGCGGTGGGAAGCGACGCCTATGCAGAACACGGTATCATCCAGGAGACGATCCGCGCCCTGAAAAAAGAGGTGCCTAAACTGGCGGTAATCACCGACGTCTGCATGTGCGAGTACACCGACCACGGCCACTGTGGCATCATCAAGAATGGTGATGTGGACAATGACGAGACCCTGGAACTGCTGGCCCAGGAAGCACTTTCCCATGCCCAGGCCGGCGCCGACATGGTGGCTCCTTCCGACATGATGGATGGTCGGGTGATGGCCATCCGCGAGACGCTGGACAACAATGGTTACAAGCATATTCCGGTGATGAGCTATGCCGTTAAATACGCCTCGGGCTATTACGGTCCGTTCCGCGAGGCGGCCGAATCCACCCCCCAGTTCGGCGACCGCCGTTCCTACCAGATGGACCCTGCCAATCGTCTTGAGGCTGTGCGTGAGGCCCAGATGGATGTGGAGGAGGGCGCCGACATTATCATGGTCAAGCCCGGCCTTCCCTACCTGGATGTAGTCCGGGAGATGCGCAACCAGTTCAACCTGCCGGTTGCTGTGTACAATGTATCGGGCGAATACAGCATGATCAAAGCAGCAGGCAAGATGGGCTGGATCGACGAGGACCGGGTAACAATGGAAACCATGCTCTCCTTCAAGCGTGCCGGTGCTGACCTCATCCTGACCTATCACGCCAAGGAAGTGGCAACGCTGTTGCACAAGGGGTATGAGATTGACCGTGCCTCCCGCTGCGGTTGCCCTTAA
- the purT gene encoding formate-dependent phosphoribosylglycinamide formyltransferase has protein sequence MIGTPLKKSATKIMMLGSGELGKEVVIEAQRLGVEIIAVDRYAHAPAMQVAHRSHVINMLDRDELARVIRLERPDFIVPEIEAINTPYLLELEKEGFTVIPTARATNLTMNREGIRRLAAEELRLPTAQYLFAASLDEFSTSVERIGLPCVVKPIMSSSGKGQSVVRDAADLERAWTYAMEGARGASDKVIIEEFIPFDYEITLLTVRYNGGTRFCPPIGHVQIKGDYHESWQPMSMTPQVLAEAERQAKAVTDALGGFGIFGVELFIKGDRVWFSEVSPRPHDTGMVTMVSQNMSEFELHVRAILGLPVPEIINLAPAASHVILAEESAAEVTFAGLTEALSVPDTKIRLFGKPDTRPGRRMGVALSLGEDTDQARNHAEEAAHAVKIVKN, from the coding sequence ATGATCGGAACACCGTTAAAGAAATCTGCGACAAAAATCATGATGCTTGGTTCCGGGGAACTGGGCAAGGAAGTGGTCATCGAGGCCCAGCGACTGGGGGTTGAAATAATAGCCGTCGACCGCTATGCCCATGCGCCAGCCATGCAGGTGGCCCATCGCAGCCACGTGATCAACATGCTCGACCGGGACGAGCTGGCCAGGGTTATCCGTTTGGAGCGCCCGGACTTTATCGTCCCCGAGATCGAGGCGATCAATACCCCTTATCTGCTGGAGCTGGAAAAGGAAGGTTTTACCGTCATTCCCACGGCCCGCGCCACCAATCTCACCATGAACCGGGAAGGGATCAGGCGCCTGGCCGCCGAGGAGCTGCGTCTGCCGACTGCCCAGTACCTCTTTGCCGCCTCTCTGGATGAATTTTCTACCAGTGTGGAACGCATCGGCCTGCCATGCGTGGTAAAGCCGATCATGAGCTCCTCTGGAAAGGGGCAAAGCGTCGTCCGGGATGCGGCCGATCTGGAAAGAGCTTGGACCTACGCCATGGAAGGGGCACGCGGTGCCTCGGACAAGGTGATCATAGAGGAGTTCATTCCCTTCGACTACGAAATCACCCTGCTGACAGTCCGCTACAATGGCGGTACCCGCTTTTGCCCTCCCATCGGCCATGTGCAGATTAAGGGGGATTACCATGAGTCGTGGCAGCCCATGTCCATGACCCCCCAAGTGCTGGCAGAGGCGGAGCGGCAGGCAAAGGCGGTGACCGATGCCTTGGGAGGCTTCGGCATCTTCGGTGTCGAGCTCTTCATCAAGGGGGATCGTGTCTGGTTCAGCGAGGTTTCGCCCCGTCCCCACGATACCGGTATGGTGACCATGGTCTCACAGAACATGTCCGAGTTCGAGCTGCATGTGCGGGCCATTCTCGGCCTGCCGGTGCCGGAGATAATCAATCTTGCGCCGGCAGCTTCCCATGTCATACTTGCCGAGGAGTCTGCAGCAGAGGTGACCTTCGCCGGTCTGACAGAGGCGCTGTCGGTACCCGATACGAAGATCCGCCTCTTCGGCAAACCTGACACCCGCCCCGGACGTCGTATGGGAGTGGCTCTGTCCCTTGGAGAAGATACCGATCAGGCGCGCAACCATGCGGAAGAGGCCGCCCATGCGGTAAAGATCGTCAAAAACTGA
- the obgE gene encoding GTPase ObgE translates to MSFIDEVKIHVKSGDGGPGCVSFRHEKFIEFGGPDGGDGGKGGNVIVEASRNLSTLLDLRQHPHQKAGSGKNGMGKDRHGAYGKDLRLLLPVGTVIKDAETDEVLADLTEPGQPLVLLKGGRGGQGNARFATATHKAPRFAQPGEPGEERWLRLELKLMADVGLLGMPSVGKSSLITKVSAARPKIAEYHFTTLKPNLGVVAYKNYKSFVMADIPGLIEGAHEGAGLGHRFLKHLERTGHLLHILDISWMPDRDPIREYEAINKELSLFNPELAEKKQTIVINKMDLPVVKENLAKVLPYFQERGLKVFPISAATGEGIPALLDEIARQLWGAAEEEW, encoded by the coding sequence ATGAGTTTCATTGATGAAGTAAAAATACATGTGAAATCAGGGGATGGTGGGCCTGGTTGTGTCTCATTCCGCCATGAAAAGTTCATCGAGTTCGGTGGGCCTGACGGTGGTGATGGTGGTAAGGGGGGCAATGTGATAGTGGAAGCCTCGCGAAACCTCTCCACCCTGCTTGATCTTCGCCAGCACCCGCACCAGAAGGCCGGTAGTGGCAAAAATGGCATGGGCAAGGATCGACATGGCGCCTATGGCAAAGATCTGAGGCTGCTGCTGCCAGTGGGTACAGTCATTAAAGATGCGGAGACTGACGAAGTGCTTGCCGATCTCACGGAGCCGGGGCAGCCTTTAGTGCTGCTCAAGGGGGGACGGGGAGGGCAGGGCAATGCCCGATTTGCCACTGCCACCCATAAAGCCCCCAGATTTGCCCAACCGGGTGAGCCAGGAGAGGAACGCTGGCTAAGGCTGGAACTGAAGCTGATGGCTGACGTGGGACTTCTTGGCATGCCCAGTGTCGGCAAATCTTCCCTGATCACCAAGGTCTCGGCAGCGCGCCCCAAGATTGCCGAATACCACTTCACAACCCTCAAGCCAAACCTGGGGGTCGTCGCCTATAAGAACTATAAATCCTTCGTCATGGCCGATATCCCTGGGCTTATCGAAGGCGCCCACGAGGGGGCAGGCCTTGGGCACCGCTTCCTCAAGCACCTGGAAAGGACGGGCCATTTGCTCCACATCCTTGACATCTCCTGGATGCCGGACCGGGACCCGATCCGGGAATATGAGGCGATCAACAAGGAGCTGTCCCTCTTCAACCCGGAACTGGCGGAGAAGAAACAGACCATTGTCATCAACAAAATGGATCTGCCAGTGGTAAAGGAAAACCTGGCGAAGGTGCTGCCATATTTCCAGGAGCGGGGCTTGAAGGTTTTTCCCATTTCGGCCGCTACCGGTGAGGGAATCCCGGCATTGCTGGACGAGATCGCCCGCCAGTTGTGGGGAGCAGCTGAGGAAGAGTGGTAA
- a CDS encoding ribonuclease Z, with protein sequence MQVKICYICIMNQRLPFRYMEPTFFAGLLDDPLLLVNVRPFGRALLFDCGQLHHLAKRVLRSINAIFISHAHMDHFMGMDTFIRHNHVSPRIVDIFGPPGISGRMECKLQSYDWNLSEHYWCTFRVHEVSFEHLQTSVFAGADGFRRRKPESRALVNRNIYENAWLKVEALLCDHKIPSLMFRVTERESFAIDEGKLAAAGLVKGDWLRQLKKCFHGGILDDGRVTVTKLKEGDVVSEEVSDLKSLYESIRRKQIAASIGYVTDVGFTEENLDKMERFLKGVTLLVCECSFVAEDMDKARASRHLCTTDLNHLLKCLKPQFILPMHLSKAYLERSRLVYRQLKAPPGVTVLKVVDRVTPRPLITGEIPPPERLHCNSRG encoded by the coding sequence ATGCAGGTCAAGATATGTTATATTTGCATCATGAACCAGCGTCTGCCATTTCGTTATATGGAACCCACCTTTTTTGCCGGTCTTCTGGATGACCCTTTGCTTTTGGTCAATGTCCGCCCCTTTGGGCGGGCTCTCCTCTTCGACTGCGGCCAACTCCACCATTTGGCGAAGCGCGTGCTGAGATCCATCAACGCCATTTTTATAAGCCATGCCCATATGGACCATTTCATGGGCATGGATACCTTTATCCGCCACAACCATGTCTCCCCCAGAATTGTCGACATCTTTGGCCCCCCCGGCATCTCCGGCAGAATGGAGTGCAAGCTGCAGAGCTATGACTGGAATCTATCCGAACACTACTGGTGTACCTTTCGCGTCCATGAGGTCAGCTTTGAACATCTGCAGACATCGGTCTTTGCCGGCGCAGACGGCTTCAGGCGCCGGAAGCCTGAAAGCCGTGCCCTTGTTAACCGCAATATCTATGAAAATGCGTGGCTTAAGGTGGAGGCACTTTTGTGTGACCACAAGATTCCGTCGCTGATGTTCCGCGTCACGGAGCGGGAATCCTTTGCCATCGACGAGGGGAAGCTGGCTGCGGCAGGACTGGTAAAGGGGGATTGGCTCAGGCAGTTGAAGAAATGTTTTCATGGCGGAATTCTTGATGATGGGCGGGTTACTGTCACCAAACTGAAGGAAGGAGATGTCGTGTCTGAAGAAGTTTCAGACCTCAAAAGCCTTTACGAGTCCATCCGCCGTAAACAGATCGCCGCTTCTATAGGCTATGTGACTGATGTGGGTTTTACGGAAGAGAATCTGGACAAGATGGAGCGGTTTCTGAAAGGGGTGACACTGCTCGTTTGCGAATGTTCCTTTGTTGCCGAGGATATGGATAAGGCCAGAGCTTCACGCCACCTTTGCACCACGGATCTGAATCATCTTCTGAAATGCCTCAAGCCGCAGTTCATTCTCCCCATGCACTTGTCAAAGGCCTACCTGGAGCGGAGTCGGCTTGTATACCGTCAATTGAAGGCACCTCCAGGGGTGACCGTACTGAAAGTCGTGGATCGAGTGACGCCTCGCCCGCTGATAACAGGGGAGATTCCTCCCCCGGAACGGCTCCATTGTAACAGCCGAGGGTGA
- the rpmA gene encoding 50S ribosomal protein L27, which yields MAHKKGVGSSRNGRDSDGQRLGCKKFGGEHVKAGNIIYRQHGTKIHPGNNVGLGKDYTLFALIEGVVKFERLGRDRKKVSVYPAS from the coding sequence ATGGCACATAAGAAAGGCGTCGGCAGTTCCAGGAACGGCCGCGATTCAGACGGCCAAAGGCTTGGCTGTAAAAAATTCGGCGGCGAGCACGTCAAAGCCGGCAACATCATCTATCGTCAGCATGGCACCAAGATCCACCCTGGCAACAATGTGGGTCTGGGCAAGGACTACACCCTCTTCGCCCTTATCGAAGGGGTAGTGAAGTTCGAGCGTCTGGGTCGTGACCGGAAAAAGGTTTCCGTTTACCCCGCCAGCTGA
- the rplU gene encoding 50S ribosomal protein L21, producing MYAVVRTGGKQYKVSEGDFLKVEKLEGAVGDTVNLSEVLMVGGDKVAIGTPLVPSASVVGKIVEQGKDKKILVFKSKRRKDSRKLNGHRQLRTILKIEKINA from the coding sequence ATGTACGCAGTAGTGAGAACCGGAGGGAAACAATATAAAGTTTCCGAAGGCGACTTTTTGAAAGTCGAAAAACTTGAGGGTGCAGTAGGTGATACTGTTAATCTCTCTGAAGTCCTGATGGTTGGCGGCGATAAGGTTGCAATCGGAACACCTTTAGTGCCCAGCGCCTCTGTGGTCGGCAAAATTGTCGAGCAGGGCAAGGATAAGAAGATTCTCGTCTTCAAATCCAAGCGCCGGAAAGATTCCAGGAAACTTAACGGGCACCGTCAACTCAGAACCATTCTGAAGATCGAAAAGATCAACGCCTAG
- a CDS encoding cupin domain-containing protein → MSEKKEMLTGKALAMNGLVAYQEGTVVSRTLIDKQVGTITVFAFDEGQGLSEHTAPYDAFVQILDGEAEITIAGEPHHVIAGQMIIMPANKPHALKGIKNFKMLLVMIRA, encoded by the coding sequence ATGAGCGAAAAAAAAGAGATGTTGACAGGAAAAGCGCTGGCAATGAATGGACTGGTTGCCTACCAGGAGGGGACGGTGGTAAGCCGCACCCTTATCGACAAGCAAGTGGGGACGATTACCGTCTTCGCCTTCGATGAAGGACAGGGGCTGAGCGAACATACAGCCCCATATGACGCTTTCGTCCAGATCCTGGATGGTGAGGCGGAGATCACCATCGCCGGCGAACCGCACCATGTGATTGCCGGGCAGATGATCATCATGCCGGCCAACAAACCCCATGCGCTGAAGGGAATAAAAAATTTCAAGATGCTGCTGGTGATGATCCGGGCCTAA
- a CDS encoding Rieske (2Fe-2S) protein — MVFAAKVSEVPLWGKKVVTVEGREILLVNAKGNIYACETECPHQGAPLSGALIKDAEHLTCQRHGYRFNLKTGACREFPEYTLKVYSIGMEGDNIMVKLD; from the coding sequence ATGGTATTTGCAGCCAAAGTTTCAGAGGTGCCCCTGTGGGGGAAGAAGGTAGTGACGGTCGAAGGACGGGAGATACTGCTGGTCAATGCCAAAGGGAACATCTATGCCTGCGAGACGGAATGCCCGCACCAGGGGGCGCCATTGTCAGGCGCATTGATCAAGGATGCGGAACATCTTACCTGCCAGCGCCACGGCTATCGCTTCAATCTCAAGACCGGTGCCTGCCGTGAATTCCCTGAGTACACCCTGAAGGTCTATTCAATAGGGATGGAGGGCGATAATATCATGGTGAAGCTGGATTGA
- a CDS encoding Rne/Rng family ribonuclease → MGNELVINTTSHETRIALIENGTIAELYIERSRVKGIVGNIYKGRVIRVLPGMQAAFVDIGLEKAAFLYVADVFDAMEEYDGFMDGNGKKEEPVEGEEPVLHPLHPIEELLQEGQELLVQISKEPIGTKGARITAHISLPGRHLVYMPTVDHVGISRRIEDEAERERLKEIIDRIKPAGGGFIVRTVSEGKSEEDLISDLNYLTKLWDEVVKRKEKASAPLLIHSDLDVTQKVVRDILTESVERIVVDSKPEHDKIVQFISTFMPKMKYSIELYDEEEPIFDHFGLEVEISRALGRKVWLKSGGYIIIEQTEALTAIDVNTGRFVGKHNLEDTILKTNLEAVKEIAYQLRLRNLGGIIIIDFIDMEREVNREKVFTALEEAVRGDKSKTNILKISELGLVEMTRKRVRESIGRMMCEPCPYCEGRGYVKSKTTVCHEIFRELRREMLDIRGSKIMLTVHPQVADLLYDEERRGLEELEKNFKKRITVRAKPGFHQEQFEIAIS, encoded by the coding sequence ATGGGAAATGAGCTGGTCATCAATACCACCTCCCACGAAACCCGCATCGCCCTCATCGAGAACGGCACCATAGCCGAACTCTATATTGAGCGGAGTAGGGTCAAGGGGATCGTGGGCAACATCTACAAAGGGCGGGTTATCAGGGTCCTGCCGGGCATGCAGGCTGCCTTTGTCGATATCGGCCTGGAAAAAGCGGCCTTTCTCTATGTGGCAGATGTCTTTGATGCCATGGAGGAATACGACGGCTTCATGGACGGCAACGGCAAGAAAGAAGAGCCTGTGGAGGGGGAAGAGCCGGTGCTTCATCCCCTCCACCCCATTGAAGAGCTACTGCAGGAAGGCCAGGAGCTGCTAGTGCAGATATCCAAGGAGCCGATCGGCACCAAGGGAGCACGCATCACTGCCCACATCTCTCTGCCGGGCAGGCATCTGGTTTACATGCCCACTGTTGATCACGTGGGGATTTCCCGGCGCATTGAGGATGAGGCGGAGCGGGAGCGGCTGAAGGAGATCATCGACCGGATCAAGCCGGCTGGCGGCGGCTTTATCGTCCGTACCGTTTCCGAAGGCAAGAGCGAAGAGGACCTGATCTCGGACCTCAACTACCTGACCAAGCTCTGGGACGAGGTGGTGAAACGCAAGGAGAAAGCCAGCGCCCCTTTACTCATCCATTCTGATCTGGATGTGACCCAGAAGGTGGTGCGGGATATCCTTACCGAATCGGTGGAGCGGATCGTCGTCGATTCCAAGCCGGAACACGATAAGATAGTCCAGTTCATCAGTACCTTCATGCCCAAGATGAAGTACTCCATTGAACTCTATGACGAAGAGGAGCCGATTTTCGATCATTTCGGCCTTGAAGTGGAGATCAGCCGGGCGCTGGGACGCAAGGTATGGCTCAAGTCCGGGGGCTACATCATCATTGAGCAGACCGAGGCCCTCACTGCCATCGATGTCAACACCGGCCGCTTTGTGGGTAAGCACAACCTTGAGGACACCATTCTCAAGACCAATCTGGAGGCAGTAAAAGAAATCGCTTATCAGTTGCGGCTGCGAAACCTTGGCGGCATCATCATCATAGATTTCATCGATATGGAGCGGGAAGTAAACCGGGAAAAGGTATTCACTGCCCTGGAAGAGGCGGTAAGGGGCGACAAATCCAAGACCAACATCCTGAAAATTTCCGAGCTGGGGCTGGTGGAGATGACGAGAAAGCGGGTGCGGGAGAGCATCGGCCGGATGATGTGCGAGCCTTGTCCCTACTGCGAGGGGAGGGGTTACGTCAAGTCGAAGACCACCGTTTGTCACGAGATTTTCAGGGAGCTGCGGCGGGAGATGCTCGATATCCGCGGCAGCAAGATTATGCTCACTGTGCACCCACAGGTGGCGGACCTGCTCTACGATGAGGAACGGCGCGGCCTGGAGGAGTTGGAAAAGAACTTTAAGAAACGCATCACGGTGAGGGCGAAGCCGGGATTTCATCAAGAACAATTCGAAATTGCCATCTCATAG